The Deinococcus sp. Leaf326 genome has a segment encoding these proteins:
- a CDS encoding NAD(P)/FAD-dependent oxidoreductase translates to FADEVTLIHRRDSLRANKVAQARAFAHPKMKFIWDTAVEEIKGEDNVNGVRLKNLKTGEVHDMPTDGVFIFIGHIPNTDFVKGAVALREDGYVEVTEEIYTSVPMLFAAGDVSDYVYRQLATSVG, encoded by the coding sequence TTCGCCGACGAGGTCACGCTGATCCACCGCCGCGACAGCCTGCGGGCCAACAAGGTGGCCCAGGCCCGCGCCTTCGCGCACCCCAAGATGAAGTTCATCTGGGACACRGCGGTCGAGGAGATCAAGGGCGAGGACAACGTCAACGGCGTGCGCCTGAAGAACCTCAAGACCGGCGAGGTCCACGATATGCCCACTGACGGCGTGTTCATCTTCATCGGGCACATTCCCAACACCGACTTCGTGAAAGGCGCCGTGGCGCTGCGTGAGGACGGCTACGTGGAAGTCACCGAGGAGATCTACACGAGCGTGCCGATGCTGTTCGCGGCCGGCGACGTGAGCGACTACGTGTACCGCCAGCTCGCCACGAGCGTGGG